A genomic window from Erpetoichthys calabaricus chromosome 17, fErpCal1.3, whole genome shotgun sequence includes:
- the map1aa gene encoding microtubule-associated protein 1B isoform X2 produces METEVGPASARCAVAMEIFSETEEPESLQQQVVQHHGERRLASAAVHKGSYYILIVIGELDSDEQLDATRKQIELGLRSWDIDLSVCDLNQQLHLFVTRHSAQFSSEVKGQRILHHKSDVLETVVLVNPSEATVVIEIRSLITDPARHKLIIFSGQSSDQGGDLILQSGIFTFIKFLEVFSDIEVGALLPADDKNRACLTVSCQGEGDWSSLGQQHKHFREFLDFRLNPDPVLPVMEGVSEFTEYVSETVDVPSPFDLLEPPTSGGFLKLSKPCCYIFPGGRGDSALFAVNGFNILVDGGSERKSCFWKLVRHLDRIDSILLTHIGADNLPGINGLLQRKVAEQDEEQSQGSTTYSDWMKNLISPELGVVFFNVPEKLRMPESTLKVKKSIEEASLTLQYLNRLGIKSEPLYRVVSNTIEPLTLFHKMGVGRLDMYVLNPVKDSKEMQFLMQKWAGNSKAKTGIVLPNGKEGEISVPYLTSVTALIVWLPACPTEKIIRVLFPGNAPQNKILEGLEKLKHLDFLRYPVATQKDISSGVPPPVLKQTKIKQRADSKESLKSSPKPQPTLKVAKKEVDVQEEITSLESKDEPQKENKLEKKEEKKIKDIDKSVTKTTKVKTEAVDTFRQEKKKLSKETLIKKHTKDRVYKMGEKKDKEKKEIKKEKRDLKKEDTAKKEDKKESKLKEEKKKETLKPELKKITKPDLKPFTPEVRKTLHKAKVPGKPKTDKNKLKPSKDQVVEQKPNMPVAVESDVILHESDTREQLNAEDRSIVSSPEDLTKDFEELKQEEVLKSEFEAETLGNVLKVNGCTTEDSQILRPPHEEEDTKEVIVSQSMTDSKFPPLESPDEGITTTDGENESPHEDSHISQTKDTYVPVAVVEKFEDEGAEMEGEDEDEEEEGEERDNIVAEETEEDEDMGMGEEEEGEKEMFYSKYEEKDEVQKYMEQTTKIEKRETEQEDEEDEGEIVEKAELEEAEEVIDISEDQTKVKVEELEKEKVQECKNVEGKFITKEYEDDDAHLSNIAGPITAISATVRGATAAEQISYIQDETIPGYSETEQTISDEEIHEETEDRIPHLRYEVSSYDISVPDVAGSFDSIHGMREMKAAALLEETDLASKGYMVVQDPTLAIYSTNIIAAPLAEEEHISSATSITECDKLSSFATSVAEDQSMASVTAPQTEETGKSSLLLDTVNSIPSSSHTEATQGRDYLPSAGTISPTSSLEEDKCFKSPPSEEFQPIAAEGDAAGRTMQVHEEEDEEEEDEYEDQTPNVEMPIRKIQEGYSSPLLLKEKETDFDKCIDISVQPTATNNLGQSLSDPLKMEGNDSSVYMEDNIAIESSKTFSPTLSHHEMLDSGSFIEGEERCLSPDESTIKMASPTQSGPTSAGHTPFHQSPVDEKSETIIGEKNIIEKDINTNETIKDDKEGVKDYPVSEFLRDSVSDSMTSVLEDSTMMHPFTPADKDVPVSSELGKEIIKPDLSDVVEFHSSMEIVHAVTPLEKEGTVKVCELTKEKAVFHGIEKMQFEEQEEEFEISKKKEIEVKESQFLDEEYTCETRSLKDEKLKQLEASITAKSLSGKEYVKGVETPYLQTNATFKKQFVEPTIGQESNSKGIYSDEEEIENDEEEDAKCSGDAGSRPLSLETGKMDFSASKTHLFPASNKLDHCQFPLVEHDLSYAKYEGDFSLPDLQNSNVSKEEMPVNLQREGLPDSFKVPKTSELPESEKNYTHAGSSSKVISITYDLEKTISETEYFMEESGAFSKKEKEAKQEKGGEQEVASPGSSSTFSSFLFEREDIVQIAKDTVNTAEDTSLHSIEKGVKANMSKEVDECLHEIKPENGKVVIFLDENIAVQNIDKNKDISATYCLEEKFSTKEEMSTSKHEAEESFSHVDYLPVTYSESEKGSHFGLYSLEQKSYTEQLKEEREKGQEEEEEREEREPTPFPDDKSFTYTEIYDNKSIQKDIFSSSSTYRQEKQPIHYMEKEEVQTDERPVEPERKYISSEIPVLTDFRQDIPLKKEGCSHLNPTEKETSLVEWGVEAKSSKSIISTKHLLEKEATEEDKEMENEKEFAEQPMEKHKELENDKPLSSQSPPCRLSSEEKPPVSHQAFSEKDSQGWTAPYTESSVQQIDGNILVSATDYSIKADCIISNSYFVKGSVLEQEEIRGMDEEEEEGEQPRESEESASDSDLEKGAKEKSEKECKVAEAPVQYMHEISSAEDVDARYSEIIMEDKHQADYRFGMQEQPTSASPCFEHFSSSSSTKDEVIDNLQKSEFSPSSTASFHPDSYTYICQSNIKELSTGVDNSYSDNEDDAGDENCHPRISYEKPKTKKTDLEGFSHGKLSEDNYFDNKKNETEKQETGNTPSKNKNDLFSSSDLDYNSSSATFSSTSAYDFMSSASVTQSAYQPFGEEFEAPPTTSSEVFKSDTDSACFEYSSFTEENLIVKEKPISSTGALLKDEYLEVSKEVASTKSFSDPTHFSSISPFEELKRFPSSFTASDDSVMKCEGTLQVTALQKEHHQKISDWSEKSDLCSASQNIPSYSVHSQSSFKEDQTRSLFDVSPLLPADSRVKCFYEESDNAEEETYLYETEDNTLPCRVECQRLPPTAPVEQNVLEHEETQGFYGISSPCLSSDTSSHLPDVLSSFPQPSLQASQANGPTEISMSPPAVPFGAPEALSIESPSHIHVKPENKLEEEKAAEDEKKKEKSSASVCIVEHGKKVIPPASAFHSSEVQCKEDKERTSERMTRPVSLSSAEHSFSSSCYSETSDRPREDSEEPPDICMGATSSFSPSSIGFSSCEYKHRKGELSPSFINPSPHRLSSEEDDEEEGSEQSQEGDDHKQLSSSKRHLHQHHYHGHHGDDSQHLPGAMASGLATAGEDTPPTSVSESLPSQSDSDVPPETEECPSITADANMDSDEDAEFLPVDKSAAVGGSNHHTSVSRSERGYDPPPAPLMDPFPHPPHPDVCMIDPEVLLNDHNLVNRSDKMLKKDMKNNKGVRKPLNKSKSASPGRKTDTRGKRSPTPAKQLQSAKDSIEKSPRTTSVRKKDVSSSQKSASGVPPGPPIYVDLAYIPNHCSAKNVDQEFFKRVRAAYYVVSGNDSGSGEPSRSVLDALLEGKSQWGNNLQVTLIPTHDTEVTREWYQQTHEKQQELNIMVLASSSTVVMQDESFPACKIEF; encoded by the exons GACAAAGGATTCTTCATCACAAAAGTGATGTCCTAGAAACAGTGGTTTTGGTAAACCCATCAGAAGCCACGGTTGTCATAGAG ATTCGCTCACTGATCACTGATCCTGCCAGACACAAACTTATAATTTTTAGTGGCCAAAGCTCTGACCAGGGAGGGGACCTTATACTGCAAAGTGGGATCTTCACCTTCATTAAATTCTTGGAGGTCTTTTCTGACATTGAG gtagGAGCACTCCTCCCTGCTGACGACAAGAACCGTGCTTGTTTAACAGTTTCCTGTCAAGGAGaaggagactggagttccctTGGACAGCAGCACAAGCACTTTAGGGAATTTCTGGATTTCCGATTAAACCCTGACCCTGTGCTGCCTGTGATGGAGGGTGTCTCAGAATTCACAGAGTACGTCTCAGAGACTGTTGATGTGCCCTCACCTTTTGACCTTCTGGAGCCTCCTACTTCAGGTGGTTTCCTGAAGCTATCTAAACCTTGCTGCTATATCTTTCCTGGAGGGAGAGGAGACTCTGCTTTGTTTGCAGTTAATGGTTTCAACATTCTGGTGGATGGAGGCTCAGAAAGGAAGTCTTGTTTTTGGAAACTGGTTCGCCACCTGGATCGGATTGATTCTATCCTCCTTACCCATATAGGAGCAGACAACCTACCTGGAATTAATGGACTACTGCAGAGAAAGGTTGCTGAGCAAGATGAGGAGCAGTCTCAGGGCTCCACCACCTACAGTGACTGGATGAAAAATCTTATATCACCTGAGCTAGGGGTAGTGTTCTTCAATGTCCCTGAGAAGCTACGAATGCCAGAATCTActctgaaagtaaagaaaagcATTGAAGAAGCTTCTCTTACCCTTCAGTATCTTAACAGACTAGGAATAAAATCTGAGCCTCTTTACAGGGTTGTCAGTAATACCATTGAGCCCCTCACTCTGTTTCACAAGATGGGAGTAGGCAGACTTGATATGTATGTTTTAAACCCTGTTAAGGATAGCAAAGAGATGCAGTTCCTAATGCAGAAATGGGCAGGTAACAGTAAAGCCAAAACTGGCATTGTTTTACCAAATGGAAAAGAAGGGGAAATTTCTGTTCCCTACCTGACATCTGTCACAGCATTGATTGTCTGGCTCCCAGCTTGCCCCACAGAAAAGATTATCCGTGTGTTGTTTCCGGGAAATGctccacaaaataaaattttggaaGGACTGGAGAAATTGAAGCATTTAGATTTCCTGAGATATCCAGTGGCAACTCAGAAGGACATTTCTTCAGGTGTGCCACCCCCTGTTCTAAAAcagaccaaaataaaacaaagggcAGACAGCAAGGAAAGTTTAAAATCTTCACCAAAACCACAACCTACATTAAAGGTAGCCAAGAAAGAGGTGGATGTTCAAGAGGAGATAACAAGTCTTGAATCAAAGGATGAgccccaaaaagaaaacaaattggagaaaaaagaagagaagaaaataaaagatattGATAAATCTGTCACAAAGACAACTAAGGTCAAAACTGAAGCAGTTGATACTTTTAGACAAGAAAAGAAGAAACTATCAAAGGAAACGTTGATCAAGAAACATACCAAGGACAGGGTATATAAGATGggagaaaagaaagacaaagagaagaaggAGATCAAAAAGGAAAAACGGGATCTAAAGAAAGAGGatactgccaaaaaagaagataaaaaagaatcaaaacttaaagaagagaaaaagaaagaaactctcaagccagaactgaaaaaaataacaaaaccagaTTTAAAACCATTTACCCCTGAGGTAAGGAAAACTTTGCACAAAGCAAAAGTACCTGGcaagcctaaaacagataaaaacaaactcaAACCTTCCAAGGATCAGGTGGTTGAGCAAAAACCTAATATGCCAGTTGCTGTTGAATCTGACGTAATATTACATGAATCTGACACAAGGGAACAATTGAATGCAGAGGACCGATCTATTGTATCCTCCCCAGAAGACCTTACTAAAGATTTTGAGGAATTAAAGCAGGAAGAGGTGTTGAAATCAGAATTCGAAGCAGAGACATTAGGAAATGTTCTTAAAGTAAATGGCTGTACTACAGAAGACTCCCAGATCCTTAGGCCTCCTCATGAAGAAGAAGACACAAAGGAAGTAATTGTTTCACAAAGCATGACTGATTCAAAGTTTCCACCTCTTGAGTCTCCAGATGAAGGGATTACTACTACAGATGGAGAAAATGAATCCCCTCATGAAGATAGTCATATATCACAGACCAAAGACACTTATGTTCCTGTTGCAGTAGTGGAAAAGTTTGAAGATGAAGGAGCAGAAATGGAAGGGGAAGatgaggatgaagaagaagaaggagaagaaagagacaatatagtagcagaggagacagaagaagatgaagacaTGGGGAtgggagaagaagaggaaggagaaaaagaaatgttttatagCAAATATGAGGAAAAAGATGAGGTTCAGAAATATATGGAACAAACTACAAAGAtagaaaaaagagaaactgaacaggaagatgaagaagatgaagggGAAATTGTTGAAAAAGCTGAATTAGAAGAGGCAGAGGAAGTTATTGACATAAGTGAAGATCAAACCAAGGTTAAAGTTGAAGAATTGGAAAAGGAAAAGGTCCAGGAATGTAAAAATGTGGAAGGGAAATTTATTACTAAAGAATATGAAGATGATGATGCACACTTATCTAATATAGCGGGACCAATAACTGCTATCAGTGCAACTGTTCGTGGAGCTACAGCTGCTGAACAGATATCTTATATCCAGGATGAAACAATCCCAGGTTATTCTGAAACTGAACAAACTATTTCTGATGAAGAaatacatgaagagacagaagacaGGATACCACATCTTCGTTATGAGGTTAGTTCATATGACATCTCTGTGCCAGATGTGGCTGGGTCTTTTGACAGCATACATGGAATGAGAGAGATGAAGGCAGCAGCTTTgttggaagaaactgatttggcCAGTAAGGGCTATATGGTTGTGCAGGACCCAACCTTAGCTATTTATTCTACTAATATCATTGCTGCCCCCTTGGCAGAAGAGGAGCATATATCATCTGCAACTTCAATTACTGAATGTGACAAACTGTCTTCTTTTGCTACCTCAGTAGCGGAAGACCAGTCCATGGCATCAGTGACAGCTCCACAAACTGAAGAAACTGGGAAGAGTTCTTTATTGTTAGACACTGTCAACAGCATTCCATCTTCCTCCCATACAGAAGCCACACAGGGAAGAGATTACTTACCTTCAGCTGGAACTATTTCTCCTACGTCATCACTAGAAGAAGACAAGTGCTTTAAATCTCCTCCATCTGAGGAGTTTCAGCCTATAGCTGCAGAAGGAGATGCAGCAGGGAGGACAATGCAAGTCCATGAAGAAGAGgatgaagaggaagaggatgagtaTGAGGATCAGACACCCAATGTTGAAATGCCTATTAGAAAAATCCAGGAAGGTTACAGTTCACCACTgctgctgaaagaaaaagaaactgatttTGACAAATGCATTGATATATCAGTTCAACCCACTGCAACAAACAATTTAGGCCAGTCATTGAGTGACCCTCTGAAGATGGAGGGTAATGATTCTTCAGTCTACATGGAGGACAATATTGCTATAGAATCCTCTAAAACATTTTCTCCTACTCTCAGTCATCATGAAATGTTAGATTCGGGCTCTTTTATTGAAGGTGAAGAAAGATGCCTTAGTCCAGATGAGAGCACAATCAAAATGGCATCTCCAACACAGTCTGGTCCAACTAGTGCAGGGCACACACCTTTCCATCAATCCCCAGTTGATGAAAAAAGTGAGACCATcattggagaaaaaaatattattgaaaaagatattaatacaaatgaaactattaaagatGACAAGGAAGGAGTTAAAGATTATCCTGTGTCTGAGTTTCTTAGAGACAGTGTTTCAGACTCAATGACTTCAGTATTGGAGGACTCGACCATGATGCATCCTTTTACACCTGCGGATAAAGACGTGCCTGTCTCTTCAGAACTGGGGAAAGAGATCATAAAGCCTGATCTTTCAGATGTTGTTGAATTTCACTCTTCCATGGAAATTGTTCATGCAGTAACACCATTAGAAAAAGAAGGGACTGTCAAGGTGTGTGAATTGACTAAAGAAAAGGCTGTATTCCATGGAATAGAAAAAATGCAATTTGAGGAACAggaagaagaatttgaaattagcaaaaaaaaggaaatagaagTAAAGGAGAGTCAGTTTCTGGATGAAGAATACACATGTGAAACTAGATCACTAAAGGATGAAAAGCTGAAGCAACTAGAGGCATCTATAACTGCAAAGTCATTGTCAGGTAAAGAATATGTAAAGGGTGTGGAAACTCCTTACCTTCAAACCAACGCTACGTTTAAGAAGCAGTTTGTAGAACCCACCATAGGTCAAGAAAGTAATTCTAAAGGTATATATTCTGATGAAGAGGAGATTGAAAATGATGAGGAAGAAGATGCTAAATGTTCTGGGGACGCAGGGTCTAGGCCATTATCTCTAGAAACTGGAAAAATGGACTTTTCTGCTAGTAAGACTCACTTATTTCCAGCTTCTAATAAGCTTGATCATTGCCAGTTTCCATTAGTGGAACATGATTTATCTTACGCTAAATATGAAGGTGATTTTTCATTACCTGACTTACAGAATTCAAATGTTTCAAAAGAAGAAATGCCAGTTAATTTACAGAGAGAAGGTCTTCCTGATTCTTTCAAAGTGCCCAAGACTAGTGAATTACCAGAGTCTGAAAAGAATTACACACATGCAGGGAGTTCTTCCAAAGTAATCTCAATAACCTATGATTTAGAAAAAACAATTTCAGAGACTGAATATTTTATGGAAGAATCTGGGGctttttcaaagaaagaaaaggaagcaaaACAAGAGAAAGGTGGTGAACAAGAGGTGGCCTCTCCTGGTAGCTCCTCtaccttttcttctttcctttttgaGAGAGAAGATATAGTGCAGATTGCCAAAGATACAGTTAATACTGCCGAAGATACAAGTTTACATTCTATTGAGAAGGGTGTCAAAGCCAACATGTCCAAGGAAGTGGATGAATGTCTACATGAGATTAAGCCAGAAAATGGGAAAGTGGTTATTTTTCTTGATGAGAATATTGCAGTTCAAAacatagataaaaacaaagatatttctgCAACATATTGTTTGGAAGAAAAGTTTTCAACTAAGGAAGAGATGTCTACTTCCAAACACGAAGCAGAAGAATCATTTAGTCATGTTGATTATCTTCCTGTTACTTATTCAGAATCTGAAAAAGGCTCACATTTTGGACTTTATAGCTTGGAACAAAAGAGTTACACAGAACAGCTAAAAGAAGAGCGTGAAAAGGgtcaagaggaagaggaggagagggaggAAAGAGAACCAACCCCTTTCCCAGATGATAAGAGCTTTACATATACTGAAATCTATGACAACAAAAGCATACAAAAGGATATATTTTCTTCTAGTTCCACCTATCGGCAAGAAAAGCAACCAATTCACTATATGGAAAAGGAAGAGGTGCAGACAGATGAGAGGCCTGTTGAACCTGAAAGAAAATATATTAGTTCAGAAATTCCAGTTTTAACTGACTTCAGGCAGGACATCCCTTTAAAAAAAGAAGGTTGTTCACATCTAAACccaactgaaaaagaaacatcTTTAGTGGAATGGGGAGTAGAGGCTAAGAGTTCCAAAAGCATTATATCAACAAAACATCTACTAGAGAAAGAGGCCAcagaagaagataaagaaatggaaaatgaaaaagaatttgcAGAGCAACCTATGGAGAAGCACAAAGAACTAGAAAATGACAAGCCATTATCATCCCAGTCTCCACCCTGCCGCTTATCTTCAGAAGAGAAGCCTCCAGTTTCTCATCAAGCCTTCTCAGAAAAAGATAGTCAGGGATGGACTGCACCTTACACTGAATCTTCAGTGCAACAGATTGATGGCAACATTCTTGTCTCTGCCACAGACTATTCCATAAAGGCTGACTGTATTATTAGCAACAGTTATTTCGTAAAAGGATCTGTTCTAGAACAGGAGGAAATCAGGGGTatggatgaagaagaggaggagggagAGCAACCAAGAGAATCTGAAGAAAGTGCAAGTGATTCTGATCTAGAGAAAGGTGCCAAGGAGAAATCAGAGAAAGAATGTAAAGTTGCTGAAGCCCCAGTTCAGTATATGCATGAGATCTCCTCAGCAGAAGATGTGGATGCCagatattcagaaataataatggAAGACAAGCACCAAGCAGATTACAGATTTGGAATGCAGGAACAGCCAACATCAGCATCACCATGCTTTGAACActttagtagcagtagtagtacaaAGGACGAAGTCATAGACAATTTACAAAAATCAGAATTTAGCCCTAGCAGCACAGCATCTTTTCACCCAGACAGTTACACATACATCTGTCAGAGTAACATAAAAGAGCTTTCGACTGGCGTTGATAATTCATACAGTGATAATGAGGATGATGCTGGTGATGAAAACTGTCATCCAAGAATATCTTATGAAAAGCCGAAAACTAAAAAAACAGATCTAGAAGGTTTTTCACATGGTAAATTGAGTGAAGATAATTATTTTGATAACAAAAAGAATGAGACAGAGAAACAGGAAACAGGGAATACTCCAAGTAAAAACAAGAATGATTTGTTTTCATCCTCTGACCTTGATTACAATTCATCTTCAGCCACTTTTTCTTCCACTTCTGCATATGATTTTATGTCATCGGCATCTGTCACTCAGTCAGCTTATCAACCATTTGGTGAAGAGTTTGAAGCTCCACCTACCACTTCCTCTGAAGTCTTCAAATCAGATACTGACAGTGCTTGTTTTGAATATTCctccttcacagaagaaaaccttATTGTTAAGGAGAAACCTATTTCCAGTACAGGGGCATTATTAAAAGATGAGTATTTAGAAGTTTCCAAGGAGGTAGCTTCTACAAAATCCTTCTCTGACCCAACCCATTTTTCTTCTATTAGTCCTTTTGAAGAGCTTAAACGTTTCCCTTCATCTTTTACTGCATCTGATGACTCTGTCATGAAATGTGAGGGAACTTTACAAGTAACAGCATTACAAAAAGAGCATCACCAGAAAATTTCTGACTGGAGTGAAAAATCTGACTTGTGTTCTGCATCACAGAACATTCCGTCTTATTCTGTCCATTCACAGTCTTCTTTTAAAGAAGATCAAACACGAAGTCTTTTTGATGTTTCACCTTTGTTGCCTGCTGATTCTAGAGTGAAATGTTTTTATGAGGAGTCTGATAATGCTGAGGAAGAGACATATCTATATGAAACTGAAGACAACACCTTGCCTTGTAGGGTCGAATGCCAAAGATTACCACCAACTGCGCCAGTAGAACAGAATGTTCTGGAACATGAGGAAACACAGGGGTTTTATGGAATTTCTTCCCCTTGCTTAAGCTCTGACACATCCAGTCACCTTCCAGATGTGCTGTCCTCATTTCCTCAACCATCTCTGCAAGCCTCTCAGGCAAATGGGCCAACAGAGATAAGCATGAGTCCACCAGCAGTGCCCTTTGGAGCTCCAGAAGCGTTAAGCATTGAATCACCTTCCCATATTCATGTAAAACCCGAAAAtaaattagaagaagaaaaagcagcagaagatgaaaagaaaaaagagaaaagcagtGCCTCTGTGTGCATTGTAGAGCACGGGAAAAAGGTAATACCTCCAGCTTCAGCTTTTCATTCTAGTGAAGTACAGTGTAAGGAAGACAAGGAAAGGACAAGTGAAAGGATGACTCGTCCAGTTTCACTTTCTTCTGCTGAACATAGTTTCTCCTCATCATGTTATagtgagacatcagacagacccCGAGAAGATTCTGAGGAGCCACCTGATATATGCATGGGTGCCACATCATCCTTTTCTCCTTCATCCATAGGTTTTTCTTCTTGTGAGTACAAACACAGAAAAGGGGAGCTTTCGCCATCTTTCATTAATCCCAGCCCTCACAGGCTGTCTAGTGAGGAAGATGATGAGGAAGAAGGAAGTGAACAGTCCCAAGAAGGAGATGATCATAAACAACTTTCTTCTTCAAAAAGGCATTTACACCAGCACCATTATCATGGTCACCATGGAGATGATAGCCAACATCTTCCAGGTGCCATGGCTTCAGGTCTGGCAACAGCTGGAGAAGATACTCCACCTACCTCTGTTAGTGAGTCACTTCCATCCCAATCAGATTCTGATGTCCCTCCAGAAACAGAGGAGTGCCCTTCCATCACTGCAGATGCAAACATGGATTCTGATGAGGATGCAGAGTTTTTGCCTGTCGACAAGTCTGCAGCTGTTGGAGGGAGCAATCACCACACATCTGTATCCAGGTCAGAAAGAGGGTATGATCCTCCACCTGCCCCTTTAATGGATCCCTTCCCACATCCTCCACACCCTGATGTTTGCATGATCGACCCAGAGGTATTGCTAAATGATCATAATTTAGTGAATCGCAGtgataaaatgctaaaaaaagacATGAAGAACAATAAAGGTGTGAGAAAACCACTTAACAAATCGAAATCTGCTTCTCCTGGTCGGAAGACAGATACTAGAGGAAAAAGGTCACCCACTCCCGCCAAGCAGCTGCAATCTGCTAAAGACTCAATTGAAAAATCACCGAGGACAACTTCAGTTCGAAAAAAGGATG tttccaGTTCTCAGAAGTCTGCATCAGGTGTTCCTCCAGGTCCCCCAATATATGTTGACCTGGCCTATATACCTAATCATTGCAGTGCCAAGAATGTAGACCAAGAATTCTTTAAACGGGTTCGTGCAGCTTACTATGTAGTAAGCGGCAATGATTCCGGCAGTGGGGAACCTAGTCGAAGTGTCCTGGATGCTTTGCTCGAGGGAAAGTCTCAGTGGGGCAACAATTTGCAG GTTACTTTAATACCAACACATGACACAGAAGTTACTAGAGAATGGTATCAACAAACTCATGAGAAACAACAAGAATTGAACATTATGGTTCTAGCCAGCAGCAGCACGGTGGTCATGCAGGATGAATCCTTCCCTGCCTGCAAGATTGAGTTTTGA